A window of Armigeres subalbatus isolate Guangzhou_Male unplaced genomic scaffold, GZ_Asu_2 Contig205, whole genome shotgun sequence contains these coding sequences:
- the LOC134203663 gene encoding ionotropic receptor 21a-like, translating into MKSVILVSVFCFLWLELSLAWQDTGQRRNHIQEALIAYKSYDVEHRRNRFYELSSEQYASGGFESTNDTLDHSRAKRHNDPTFRGNPKTREQVWAKNFAHVMINDQQSMALVMLLIRIINKYLSSCIPIILFDVYVEQTETYVMEALFKEFPTTYICGKISSNYTLSNPELLMPSASKCRSYILFISDVMMTRKVLGPQLTNHVIVVPRSSQWKLQDFLSSKESRDILNLLVIGESYSTEKTINSESAYVLYTHELYIDGLGSNRPMVLTSWLNGKFSRPNVNLFPPKIRKGFSGHRFTVSAAHQPPFVFKIMSTDGVGNIAISWDGLEIRVLETLGNYLNFTFDIKEPSKPYLGPGDAVTDEVERRQADIGLAGTFVTIERNVRTEMSVAHSTDCAAFVTLMSSSLPRYRAILGPFQWPVWLALTLTYLMAIFPLAFSDKMSLRHLIGNWTEIENMFWYVFGTFTNSLTFTGENSWSNTKKTSTRMLIGIYWVFTIIITSCYTGSIIAFVTMPVVPETIDSVDQLQSGFFRFVTLDRGGWERWFMNSSDSTTDKMIQKLKFVSSIDEGIRNVTEAFLISYAFIGSKAELDYLVQSNFSDESNNRRYTLHVSKQCFSLFGVSYVFQLNSVYRDKFNNAMLYMQEAGIMSKLLKDVSWDMQKTKDGRYRQASVGKVLKVPTAGEKGLTVGDTEGMFLLMGIGYLLGLAVLISEWVGGCSNKCREIIKARKERLLSPSSSIPQSNTSSANPNSPRKRRRPSDKEYSLMDTAENCSTSQATPNETGLGSDSSDVSEGGLHKKSLSESVHNVSPNTLKEMYEGPNRRHSTIVYIDGKMMSEEEARHYAATNKSKQKHHSSLSSVVEHEVTRLFKYLDDHTSTQVDLRERHHHHHHQHSKKKSMEVEAEVNHSVEAQLEAKASESNSQEASFGEKLIH; encoded by the exons ATGAAAAGTGTTATCCTTGTTAGTGTGTTTTGCTTCCTGTGGTTGGAACTTTCGCTGGCCTGGCAGGATACAGGGCAGAGACGAAACCATATTCAGGAGGCCCTGATTGCCTACAAGTCGTACGATGTGGAGCACCGCCGGAATCGGTTTTACGAGTTGAGTAGTGAGCAATATGCTTCCGGAGGATTTGAGTCGACTAATGATACCCTTGATCACTCGAGAGCTAAACGACACAACGATCCGACATTCCGGGGAAATCCTAAAACTCGGGAGCAGGTCTGGGCTAAAAATTTCGCCCATGTAATGATAAACGACCAACAGTCCATGGCCTTAGTGATGCTTCTGATTCGTATTATTAATAAATACTTGAGTTCATGTATTCCGATAATTCTTTTTGACGTGTATGTCGAACAAACGGAAACGTATGTAATGGAAGCCTTGTTTAAGGAGTTTCCAACGACGTATATATGCGGTAAGATAAGTTCCAACTATACCTTGAGTAATCCGGAATTGCTGATGCCTTCGGCCTCAAAGTGTCGAAGCTATATTCTATTCATATCGGATGTCATGATGACTCGAAAGGTGCTCGGGCCTCAGTTAACCAATCACGTAATTGTCGTCCCTCGATCAAGTCAGTGGAAGCTGCAGGATTTCCTATCTTCCAAGGAGTCCAGAGACATCCTAAATCTGCTGGTTATCGGAGAATCGTATTCGACAGAAAAGACGATCAATAGTGAATCTGCCTACGTATTGTACACGCACGAATTGTACATCGACGGTTTGGGTTCCAATCGACCCATGGTGCTCACATCTTGGTTgaacggaaaattttcccgtccAAACGTGAACTTATTTCCGCCGAAAATTCGGAAAGGATTCTCCGGTCATCGTTTCACGGTTTCCGCAGCACATCAACCGCCGTTTGTGTTCAAGATCATGTCCACCGATGGGGTAGGAAACATTGCCATCAGTTGGGATGGGTTGGAGATACGGGTGCTCGAGACACTCGGAAATTATTTGAACTTTACGTTCGATATCAAAGAACCTTCGAAGCCGTATCTTGG TCCAGGAGACGCAGTAACGGACGAAGTGGAACGGAGGCAAGCCGATATTGGATTGGCTGGAACGTTTGTCACTATTGAGCGGAATGTCAGAACGGAAATGTCCGTAGCGCATTCAACGGATTGCGCTGCATTTGTAACACTCATGTCATCGTCGCTACCTCG ATACCGCGCCATTCTCGGTCCGTTCCAGTGGCCCGTATGGTTGGCGCTGACGCTTACATACCTGATGGCGATCTTCCCGTTAGCTTTCTCGGACAAAATGAGCCTCCGTCACTTGATTGGAAACTGGACCGAAATCGAGAACATGTTTTGGTACGTATTCGGAACATTCACCAACAGTTTAACGTTCACCGGAGAAAACTCCTGGAGCAATACGAAGAAAACCTCAACCAGAATGTTAATCG GAATCTATTGGGTGTTTACGATCATTATTACATCGTGCTATACGGGTTCGATCATTGCGTTTGTGACGATGCCCGTGGTGCCGGAAACGATTGATTCGGTCGACCAGTTGCAAAGTGGCTTCTTTCGCTTCGTTACTCTAGACCGTGGAGGTTGGGAGCGATGGTTCATGAACTCCAGCGATTCGACAACGGATAAGATGATACAGAAGTTGAAGTTTGTTTCCAGCATTGACGAAGGAATTAGGAATGTTACGGAGGCTTTTCTTATTTCGTATGCATTTATAGGATCCAAAGCTGAGCTGGACTATTTGGTACAATCCAACTTCTCCGATGA ATCAAACAATAGGCGGTATACGTTGCACGTGAGCAAACAATGTTTCTCCCTGTTCGGCGTTTCATACGTCTTTCAATTGAACTCGGTGTACAGGGACAAGTTCAACAATGCCATGTTGTATATGCAGGAAGCGGGAATAATGTccaagctgttgaaagatgttTCATGGGATATGCAAAAGACTAAAGATGGGCGTTATCGACAAGCATCTGTCGGGAAGGTACTCAAAGTTCCTACAGCCGGTGAAAAAGGCTTAACTGTGGGTGACACGGAAGGTATGTTTTTACTGATGGGCATTGGCTATCTGCTGGGGTTAGCTGTCCTTATCTCTGAATGGGTCGGTGGATGTAGCAACAAGTGCAGggaaattatcaaggccagaaagGAACGATTACTTAGTCCAAGTAGCTCAATTCCACAATCTAATACTTCATCAGCTAATCCAAATTCACCCAGGAAAAGACGACGACCATCGGATAAGGAGTATAGTCTGATGGATACAGCAGAAAACTGCTCTACAAGTCAGGCAACTCCCAACGAAACTGGATTAGGTAGTGATTCGTCAGATGTTAGTGAGGGAGGTTTACACAAGAAAAGTTTATCCGAAAGTGTTCACAATGTTAGTCCAAACACGTTGAAGGAAATGTACGAAGGACCGAACCGTAGACACTCCACTATCGTGTACATCGATGGTAAGATGATGTCTGAAGAGGAGGCGCGGCACTACGCTGCCACcaataaaagtaaacaaaaacaccATTCAAGTTTGAGTTCAGTTGTTGAGCATGAGGTAACACGGCTTTTCAAATACCTGGACGATCACACATCTACACAAGTGGATCTGAGGGAACgccatcatcaccatcatcatcagcatTCCAAGAAGAAATCCATGGAAGTAGAAGCTGAAGTTAATCACTCTGTTGAGGCACAGTTGGAAGCTAAGGCTAGCGAGAGCAACAGTCAGGAGGCTTCTTTTGGGGAGAAATTgatccattga
- the LOC134203656 gene encoding protein tumorous imaginal discs, mitochondrial-like, with product MSPRILAELAVPLHDRSGLVGSKNLMPESMISPIRDMDRNVPVLRQMYIKYPCLNCACNGQVVQQKRVTVPVPAGVDDGQTVRNKELSITFNVWKSRYFRRHDFDVLTDGCRTSTKIRPRVFKRANNYGTGDHLNQIPIKLNKQRTK from the exons ATGTCCCCAAGAATTCTCGCAGAACTGGCAGTTCCGCTGCACGATCGATCCGGACTAGTTGGttcgaaaaatttaatgccGGAATCGATGATTTCTCCTATTCGCGATATGGACCGGAATGTGCCAGTACTGCGACAGATGTACATTAAATATCCATGCCTGAACTGCGCCTGCAACGGGCAGGTGGTTCAGCAGAAGCGGGTAACCGTCCCAGTGCCGGCTGGCGTTGATGATGGACAGACGGTACGAAACAAGGAGCTGTCCATTACATTCAA CGTATGGAAGAGTCGCTACTTCCGCCGACACGATTTCGATGTGCTCACTGACGGGTGCAGGACGTCTACAAAGATCAGGCCACGTGTTTTTAAACGGGCCAACAACTATGGCACCGGTGACCATTTAAACCAGATCCCGATCAAGCTAAACAAGCA GCGTACGAAATAA